The Anabas testudineus chromosome 1, fAnaTes1.2, whole genome shotgun sequence genomic sequence ATTAAGTATTAatcaaaaaatgtattaaataaagatACAAGTAGGCATTTGCTACATTGTTAGGTTATAGGTCTGTGTCAGGATGTACtggtaaatacattaaaaatagttGTAGAAGACATTACTCctactttaatttctttaatgtgttttattttaccattacTTTGCGTGTTTAAAGCTGATTGAATGTGATATCTGATATTTAGTTTGGTGAACCTTTCAAAAACATCTGCATAAGTAGCTTTTTGGCTTTATCTCCCTTTCAttcttaataatttaaatattaatatttaatcttCAATCACTCCTCTTACCTGTTCAACTGCCAAAAACGGAAGTGCTGGCTGTTACGTGAGAGCCAATCGTGTCCTGGTATAGTCCCTTTTAGCCAATGAGATAGCAGGGGGCGGGACCGAGCTCAGTTTTCGACGAAGCAAATTCATTTGTCTTCGGAGAGAAGAAAATCTGTGAACATGTCTGACACGGTGGGAAAGAGTGAAGGTAACAAcgttaaatacatgtttatacATAGAATAAATAAACCGCAGAGTGTTGACTACAGATGTGAAAAGTTATTAGAACAAATGTGATGAGTTCAGGAACCAGTGAAGTAGTGTTTACTAACGCTGTTGGTACTTTGTTATTACTGAAGTGCTGAAACACCTGAActagttttctctgttttcattcagtcgTCAGGTTAGTTTAACTTGTTTTAATAACATGTGATTCATTGACTTTCCCAGTTACTCAAGACAGCAGACCTGCAACACACAGGATGGGTGAGTGCTTCACActatattatttattctgttttactcTATTTTAAGgatatattaaaaacatatttttataatgaCAGATAGATTGAACtttgaaaagaagagaggagacacgTTTTCTACAACAAAGCAAAAGTGAAACGAATGTACAGTTAGAAAGAAGTCAGGTTTTATTGACTCTAAGGTCAAAGTACAGCCAGCGTATACATAAGAAATTACCTTTAATATTACAGATATAAATCACGTGCAGAGGattttttaactttactttacttaaaccGAGCTACAACATTTTTTGGTCAATAGGTGTCCTTAATTAACTAGGTATATTcaaaaaagtataaaaactCCCTGAAACAATTTGCTGattgtcttttttattaaacatgcCAATACCTTTTTTACACCTCTAAACTGCTGCCCTGCTACACAAAATCTAATCTACATATCTGTAGGGTGGAGTGTGGATGTCCCACTTTGAGCATTTGTTCTTTTAGCAGCCTTTTCCATCTTTCTCCACCTGTCACCCACCTATTGGACTCTAAGCTGATGGAACAATGGCTGCTTGACCCCATAACAGAAGCAATTCATGCACCTGCAGTTGTACTTTAAACAGtgtattattgtttaataaGTATATTCTGCACTATTGCGTGTGTTacttatgtatgtgtgtttgttttttatagcaGACACAAAGAACCTAATGGAGACTGATGCGATTATCAGAAGGTGAATTTCTTGTTGTTTGGGTGGTTATCAGGTGTAAATTGTCACTTCACTCTGGTTCTCAGTTCACACCTAATAGTTTTCctatttttgtgctttttttttcttcaaaagcTCTTTAGCTCTAGATCTTGAAGAGGAGTATCCTATGAACAACAAACGTCGAGGCCTTGCTCTCATCTTTAACCAGAAACAATTCTGCAAGAAATTGGAGTTACCTGAGAGGTCTGGAACTGAGTCTGATGGCCGCAACTTGGTGAAAAGGTAACTTTTTTCAATGAGCTGCTGGAAAGGACCACTTTGGCTTAACTGTGTGATCATGAGCTATGTTCATGTGTCTAAtagatctttcttttttcagaatTTGGAGTAGATCTTTTGGTCATTGGGtcctttttctatttcattaTATGATCCATTTTTCACATCTCTTTAAGACTCAAGGATCTAGGCTTTGACGTGAAGTCTTATGATAGCTACGAACAGGCACAAGTCGAAGAATTAATCAATAAAGGTAAGAACACACATGATCACCTTTAAGAACTACTGCAAAGTACAGCAAGTTGAAACTATcacagttataataataaattctcTTTCATTAAAGAGTTTAGTGTATGTTCAAACTGTTAGAGAGATGTTCAGCTGGAATATCATTTTGGACGctatagtttttgttttgttgttgaactgtGCTGCATTATACTGCTGGATTATTTCACCTAGCCTCACGGATTTAAGTGAGTtggacaaaataatacaaacacctGCCAGTGTAATGTAATAAAGTTCAAAATGACCATACAGTTAGCAGcactctgaaacactgaacattatATTCCTTGTGAAGGTAGGATCTATTGCAGGGTTGCTGCTTAGGACCTCATGGGTTTTTAGCTAGTTGTACCTAATATTCTGCCAACACATGACATGTTGTAGTACAATTTACTTTTGGCTCTTTCAGTTGCAAGTTTAACAAATAGCATGATGTCCCACCAGCTGCGAAGGCCGATCATTCAGATGCAGACTGCTTTTTGCTTGTCTTTCTGAGCCATGGTGAGGATGAACATGTTTACACCAGAGATGGCAAGATCAGCGTCAAGGATATCGTATCCAAGTTTAAAGGAACTGAGTGCAAAAGCCTTGTAGGAAAGCCAAAGATCTTCATATGGCAGGTACATgtgaacaaaaaacataatccCTCACAGAACcagaaaaacatgtaatattatttgttttacatatgtTTTACTTCCTTACGTCACTAACTAAGTTCATGGGGTTGTGTCTGTCACCAGGCTTGCCGTGGAGATCAGCATGATGACCCAGTGACAGCCTGTGATGCAGTGGACAGTAGGCCAATGACAAATGAGGTGGTGGTGGATGCAGCTGCTGTACACACTCTTCCTGCTGGAGCTGATTTCATCATGTGCTACTCTGTGGCTGAAGGTAAGGCCATGTGGCCATTTGAttcagttgatactttgaaTATGTACTAGTAATTATACTTAGAAACTAGAATACATTTATTAGGTAATAGGCTTTTTCAATGTCTTTTTTGCTGATCACTCAGTAGCTGTCCTGTCCTGTGTCTTCTCTTAAGGTTACTATTCCCATCGGGAAACCATGAAAGGCTCCTGGTATATCCAGGACCTGTGTGAGCTGCTTGGGGAGTATGGAAAATCCCTTGAATTCACGCATTTACTGTCCCTGGTCAACAGAAAGGTGGCACAGAGGGGCGTTGAGAAAAGTAGAGGCCACATTGGTAAGAGTGAAGACCAGATTGGAAAGAAGCAAGTACCGTGCTTTTCTTCAATGCTCACCAAGAAACTCTACTTCCGCCCAAAAAAGTATTAGCTTCAGACCTCTGTCATTAAATtagatgttttttatgttgataTCTTGGGGTCTTCTAAAACAACCTTAAAAGAATTTCCTGATTTTATTTCAAGTCCtccactttacagtgtttgtgaACACTATTTACAATAGCATTAATaaatctctcttctcttcattgATTATTAGAGACAGTGGTtataaaataacaggaacacacttattcacatgaaaacatgtgATCTTCCTCGCCTCACTTCAAACTCACTTGTTCATTTCTAAATTACGTAAAGATTGTTCGTTAGAAACAACAATATTGAAGGAGTGATATTTATTCAACCCAGCTACATGTATTATATGTAACTGTGTATTAACTGATATGTTGAAAGGGTATAAAGCAGGTACTTTAGAAACAGTGTCGTGATAATATTTCTCCTAAGATCAACACTTTGTAATACTGTACTCACACGTAGCTACACTGGATTAGACTTCTGTACAGTTTGTCAATAGCACGTAAGTGAAATAAAGcattaatctttattttaaaacattagaGCCACTGTGACAGAGTAGATTTAAGTAGTGAGATTAATGGTTATTGACTAGTTTAGTTTGAAAATGGTAACCACAGGAAGACGTATTAAACAATAACTTCTATAAATGAATTGACTCAAACGCGTTATTTTTGAGAAAATTCCCCTGGGTATACAGTACGTATGTTTTAAGgtgttcctgttattttatCCAGCTTCTGTCCCTTTTTAGCTAATTTCAACATCcttgacatgtttttgtttattgttagaTCAGTGGCACCACACTAATGTTGGCTTATTCTGCagccagtttctttttttacagtctTTGCTAAGTGAAAGTTGGCTCAGAATCAACATGGTCCCTTAGGAAGCTGGAAATCTCAGGCTTATCTGGTTTTAGCTGTAAAGTCAGAcatatcattttaaattgacTGTAACATGTCACAACCAGGGGCAGTATAGGGGgaatttgtgtttctgcaatTCTTTGTGATGCAGCATTTTATGGTACTAAATTTAATAACATATATTTGCACCTATTACACCAGCAAACATACCTCAGGGAGTAGAAGTGTCCTTTCCAACGTGCTGTGGACCCGGAACACTTTAAGCTATGTCACTTGATCTACGactcaggaaaaacaaagatactaacacacactgatgttgtcTTATCACGACAGAGAGGTTACGAGCTAAAGCCCTATACAATAAATActgtttaaagatttatttactGACCTCCTTAATAACGACTGTCTTATGAAACCTTTGTGCATTTATGTGATGCGTCTATAAGAATTCATCTCCATCTTGTTATCTGTCCACCGGCAGCGACCACAATCACACCTTTGAGATGACATTGTACAGACAAGAAAATCTCCCAGTAaccaaatactttttatttcagtgtctgtgtttctctcaaaGATACAATTAGCATCATTATCAAGACTCAATGAAACACGTAGTGATATGTATTCCTAGTAAAAACATGCCATTAtcaaaataaagcagagaagTTGTTTTTGCTCTAGGTCGTGTGAGTAAGTGACAAATCTAAATTACTTGGCTCTGTTCATGGCTTTGACTGGATCTGTTCAAGTGGCATCTGAAGTTGATTGGAACATCTCAGGCGCTTCAGTTCTTCCTTCACCGACAAAGTCACAGAGGACACAGCAACATAATTTATCATAAACTATCTAtaattgtcttttatttttctcatttttaatttcagagtTAAACTGTATCATATGTTCTTCCTGCATTCTAACTTTGAACTATGTACCtgtagaaaatgtgtaaaaaaggGAACAAGTAAAAACCAACCTGAGCCAGATCATCCTTCAATGTgtactttatttctttacattgaATTTTTTGGGTTCGGATGCTTTACAGCCCATCAGTGAAATGACTCAACAAACACTCAAAAACTCCTTTAGGAAAGCTTTATTCCAGCATTCTTCATTACAGTCATATTCACatgtgtgtggtttctgaaagaaatacaaaatataaaattaatgaTAAGCTGAACAATTACAATTACTGAATTTACCGTTCACATGTTATCCATATTGCTACCACAAGATGGAGTCCTTTCATCACAACATTTCTTTCTATGATATCCTCCTCGCTAAAGCAAATGCAGGTTTGCTAAACTAGTaaatcaaatgtattaataacAAATGGTACTTGCCTCTGGTAATATCATCTGCAGGATTATTTGCAGAATCTTTATGCCTCTCTGTCAGTCAAATCCTAAATCTCTGAAACACGGGTTCCTACAAACACTTTGAATCTACAGGATTCTGAGGACAGCCAGGTGAGCACAGTGGTTGAGTCTGTCCATAGTATTATCTTGTGAGTGACAGATGTAAGCTCTTTATTTAATCCCACAATGTCTTCACTATCACCTTAGCTCTTGTGGTATAAGGCACAATGAACCCTAACAGGTTGTGATGACTGGCAAGCACCTGATATATGGTGCGAAGGGTTACAgctgagtgtgtgaatgagtgtgaaTAGGTCAGAGTATCTGAGGAACAATGTCAGCGAAGCCCAAGAGCAGGTTCAGAGGCATCTTCTTGACATTGTCTATCGCAAGCTCCGCACTGTCTGATCTGATCTCAGGTGGAAGGTGGGAGATGACAATGAGTTACTTGCCCACTGGGTCAACTCAAACCCACCACTGCCTAATATGTCCTGCAATTTATCCACAAGCCCTTTGGCCTCATTCTCTGATGTTGGACTAGGCAAACAATTGTCAACATTGAATGACTGCAGTACTACTTCTCTGATGTCCTCACCTTCACAACTGTGTCGGATAATGTGTTTCTGGAGGGCGAATGTGGCACAGCAGGGAGAACATGTGGTGCCAAAGGGAAGCACTCACCATTCATATATGCTGGGCGGttcctctcatttctctttctctacctctctatttccctcttcctgtctctctgtcgagc encodes the following:
- the LOC113161823 gene encoding caspase-6-like isoform X1; protein product: MSDTVGKSEVTQDSRPATHRMADTKNLMETDAIIRSSLALDLEEEYPMNNKRRGLALIFNQKQFCKKLELPERSGTESDGRNLVKRLKDLGFDVKSYDSYEQAQVEELINKAAKADHSDADCFLLVFLSHGEDEHVYTRDGKISVKDIVSKFKGTECKSLVGKPKIFIWQACRGDQHDDPVTACDAVDSRPMTNEVVVDAAAVHTLPAGADFIMCYSVAEGYYSHRETMKGSWYIQDLCELLGEYGKSLEFTHLLSLVNRKVAQRGVEKSRGHIGKSEDQIGKKQVPCFSSMLTKKLYFRPKKY
- the LOC113161823 gene encoding caspase-6-like isoform X2 — its product is MADTKNLMETDAIIRSSLALDLEEEYPMNNKRRGLALIFNQKQFCKKLELPERSGTESDGRNLVKRLKDLGFDVKSYDSYEQAQVEELINKAAKADHSDADCFLLVFLSHGEDEHVYTRDGKISVKDIVSKFKGTECKSLVGKPKIFIWQACRGDQHDDPVTACDAVDSRPMTNEVVVDAAAVHTLPAGADFIMCYSVAEGYYSHRETMKGSWYIQDLCELLGEYGKSLEFTHLLSLVNRKVAQRGVEKSRGHIGKSEDQIGKKQVPCFSSMLTKKLYFRPKKY